From Amaranthus tricolor cultivar Red isolate AtriRed21 chromosome 4, ASM2621246v1, whole genome shotgun sequence:
CCCTAAGAAGATAGACCCATCAGTCACGTGTATCTCCTTCAACAgaatttcagttttttttagcattacaaattacaataaagTCTATTTTATCATAATTTTCCCACCTCCTCTTACACTTATCCTATCACTTCTTTTGGCGTGACAgtttaaagatattaaattattagtgtGGGTCCCACACTCACCTTTTCACTAAGTGTAGTGTGTTGAACCAATCAATTCGGCTATGACTTTTATgtgttaattgtttttcttattttgttcatttaaaaGTTTAATGACATGTTGTAGAGAAATGTTTAAATAGCAAAATAAAAGTTACACAGGAAGTATGTTATACAACTCTAGTCTgtatatttaaagtttaaatgaaTTTGGAATATGATATCTTGGGTAGAATTAAAGTATttagtgtgtatatatatatgttgataatttaatttgtattttatatgaGAATTATTTAAAGTCGAATAGAATTATATCTAGATTCAATTAATCGAATCAATCTTAGACAATTATATACAGTTTAATATAAATAGAGTTTTCATTCAAATGATACCAGTCAGGCAATCATGGTCTATAGCCCAAGCATTAAGTTCCTCTTTGGCGTGACCGCCATATTTTATCTACTATTTTATTCcacttaattttttcattttagttccTCATAGTGTATCATTTCTTTTTCGGATAtatgttttttagttttttaattttatattttctctttaatttctgatCATGGTCATGGTCATGATCATCAACTCAACGTCCCGCATAAAGTCAAAGTCTGAGAAAAAGACAAATTATACATGTACTAGAGAAGGCAAGAGAAATACGTGTAGTCAAATAAAATCCTCAAGGTAGATATAATCCTACAACATAAAATGAAAGCACCAAAATAGTGTAGGAAAGATTACTCCGTATTTTCTCCTTTATTTCTAATTAcaccaatatttttttttttttgagattctAATTACTCCAATACTTAACCCACTAATCTTCATTCCAAAAGTAGATGGGGCTATTTGGCCAATACAAAGGAGTATATTCAATAAATTCCCAATGAAAATGATATTACTACTAAACTTTTTATCTTTTCACTTGTACTCTAGCATTTATTTATTCAAGGACTCTTAAGCAGTACTACTATATAAAAGGTCTCACATTTAACATTTTCCTTCACAACTGCAAATTGGGTTTTACCCTTAAGAACTACACATCCTCTAAAAATGGCTACTTTATGGTGGTTGTTGGTTGTTTTAATGGTGGGTATTAAAGCAAATGGGTATCCAATGGAGGACTTAGTGATAAATCTACCAGGCCAACCAAAAGTAGGGTTCAAACAATTTGCTGGGTATATTGATGTGGATGTTAAGGCTGGAAGAAGCTTGTTCTATTACTTTGTTGAAGCAGAAAATGACCCTCATCATAAACCCCTTACTCTCTGGCTTAATGGAGGTAGATTCTATCACTCTTTTTAGTGTTTCTAGAAGTTTCTAGTATCAGTTTACTGTTATTGTTTTGTAATTTGATTAAgtacttttatttgttttaattttagaaatttggttttggatctggaaAATGGTGCAAGAACCaatgattttgtttgttttcttgTGGAAGGACTAAAATTTaaaggatttgttttgtattgtttGAATATGGCAGGGTGTTTTACTTTTGAGTGTGTTTTTGTAATCAACTAAGGACAAAGTTGGGTGCTTTTGTGTTTTTCTTTGTTTCCTCTTTTAGTGGAAAATCTTGGGATTTATTAATTACTGTAGTTTAATTCCTTTATCTAACCAAAAGCAAGCTGATGGTTATGCTCTAGGACATGTCTTATACTCTAGCACATTTTTTCACCCGAGAGCCTATTGATGTGCACAGTCTTTtaatattctactttaaattatgggtggttgagattcaaattcgtgacctcttgtcacgttagctttgataccatgtcaaggaaccgaCTCAACCAAAAGATGAGGATTGAGgtccatgatatgttatattctCTAACATATCCTAGTTGAATTTATTGCTATTATAGTTATTCTGGAGTATGGCTGAGAATCTCTATAGAAAAGAGGAATGAAATTTAATCATTCACGTGAATGTTGAGAATTGAATGTTTGTTGTAGtggtaataaaagaaaaaatattcaGCTATTAGGCCAACTCATGTTTCTGATTGGATGTAACTCTACCCTTGTATCCTTTCAAAAGAAAGAGATTATTTCTGAAGAATCGTTGATAGCAAACATGATGTGTAACTTTATGAACAAGAAAGTCCATTTAACGAGTCATTAGCGTAGtttattataatccaaaacaaaGGAGTATAAATCTTTGGCTCCATCGAGAATTACGCTAACCATAATGGAAAAAATGCAAATACTACTAGTTTGAAAACTCAAAACAAGGAATAATATGCAGGGCCTGGTTGCTCTTccatgggtggtggtgcatttACAGAATTGGGCCCTTTTTTCCCAAGAGGTGATGGTAGAGGCCTAAGGAGGAATTCCATGTCTTGGAATAAAGGTGGGAActtttttttagttgaattcATGTTTTGCTGTTAAATACTACACAAGATTCAGACAGGCTAATCTGATATTCCTTATGTGCAGCTTCAAATCTCTTGTTTGTTGAGTCACCTGCCGGAGTGGGATGGTCGTATTCAAACACATCATCTGATTATAATACTGGAGATGCTGCCTCAGGTATGGTCTATGACTATCTTCCATAgtgtaaaaaaatattgtaacGATATATTTATGCGGTAACAGAAGTGATGCGGCTGTTGTTTTAGCCATATATCGGCCAAAATTCATGAGATATCTTTTGATACGGCCTAAAATGCGTTTTTTAACACCTAGACAATGCGGCTAATATCGGTTTGGTATAtctgaaaacctttacaaagaGACTGATATGATACAACGTggccttatttttgcactatgctatGGACTATGAAGCATTTGCTTGGACTAAATCAAACTCCTGCATTTTCTGCAGCTAAGGATATGCTCACATTTCTTGTAAATTGGATGAAGAAGTTTCCCGAATTCAAATCAAGAGATTTGTTTCTCACCGGGGAGAGCTATGCAGGTTTGTTTTAGCGAGTTTGCTTTTTACCCTTcgtttttctttgatcattataGAGCATTTTTGTAGTTCCTCCGTACTTAACTAGTTGCAACTTTATGTCAAACACGTGAGAGCTTTTGGTAGAAATGTTATGACTATTAAAACGCAGAGGAAGTATACGATAAAtcagagttttttttttttttttttttttatcattgtaGAGCATTTATGTACTTTCTCCGTGCTTGACCTGTTGCAACTTACATGGGCCAGTGTTTATTCGACAGGGCATTACATACCACAACTAGCTGTTGCCGTGTTGGACTATAATGCTCACTCAAGAGCGTCCAAGCTCAGCTTGAAAGGAGTTGCCGTAAGTTTGTGACATTTCGCTTCCTCTCTTATTTTGTTCCACATCTTACAATGTAACTAACATGTCGATTTGTTTTGCTTTCTCTTTTGCGAATTAGATTGGTAATCCATTACTCAAACTCGATAGGGATGTTCCCGCAACGTACGAGTACTTCTGGTCCCATGGAATGATATCAGATGAAATTGGCCTTACCATCATGAATCAATGTAATTTTGAGGACTATACTTTTCCAAGTCCTCATAACGAATCCGATTCTTGCAACAACGCAATATCACAAGCAAACAACATTGTTGGTGATTATATTAACAACTACGATGTTATTCTTGATGTTTGTTATCCATCTATTGTGGAGCAAGAACTGCGGCTTAAAAAGATGGTGAGTTGAAGAAAGGTCAGATATTCATTATGAACGAATTGATTTTTGTTCTTAATTATGAACATTGTTTCTTTTTCAGGCTACTAAAATGAGCATGGGAGTCGATGTTTGTATGACTTACGAAAGGAGATTCTACTTCAATCTTCCCGAAGTACAGAAAGCACTTCATGCTAATCGAACTAACCTGCCTTATCCATGGTCTATGTGCAGCGGGTGTGTATACCTCTATGAAACTACTCTGTCTACTgatcagtgtcacatgattcgctaatcatGTTGCAAATCGCGAATCGTAAAAAGCGAATTATAGTCagttttaagctatttttgaaccattttgagcgaatcacgaattcaaaaggcgaattaACTAGCGAATCATGTTTCACGGCTTCTGATGATCTGATTTAGTAGCTTTATTTTTATACACTGACAAATTTTTTTGAGAATTGTATAAGCATGTGCTACAACGGGGTATAGTAAACCGGTAAGGAAAATCGAAATTTGAAACTCAGGGTACTTAGAAAGAGGGCGAGAAATACCGAAGATGGTAGTTTAGAATACGACAGGGTATAGTAACCGGTATTGAATTGAATACTACGCAATGCTTCTTAATCTGATTTACCCCTAGATTATTCTGACTATACTTCTCTTGTACAGAAATCTGAATTACAGTGATACTGATGGTAGTTTAGATATGCTTCCTCTCCTCAAAAGGATACTTTTGCATCATATTCCTATCTGGGTGTTTAGGTAATTACTCGACAAAACTTCAAACATCCTGATAATCGTTAGTCTGATTACTCATAATCACAACGTATTAACATCTTTTGTACTGTCTACAGCGGAGACCAAGATTCTGTCGTGCCGTTGCTTGGCTCACGCACCCTTGTTCGTGAGCTTGCACACGACCTTAAATTCAAGGCCACTGTCCCTTATGGAGCATGGTTTCACAAAGGACAGGTAAACTGTCTCACATCATTCTCTTCTTATTCACAAAGTAAAATCaagaataatttgtgaattacagccttaaagtttaacactttcaatgttaatttttttgtgaattacagccatcaaagtatcaaagtttacaggTTTTGGCCAAAACACCAAATTCCGACCATTTTGTTGGTcggaattttaggttaagtgtCCTGTGTTTTTGGCTtgaactttgatactttggtggctgtaattcgtaaaaaatGAACATTGAGTCTGTAATTTACaaatatgttaaattttaaGGCTGTAATGCGCAAATTATTCTAGAAACAATGAAGTACTAAGGCAGCACAGCGCACTCGAATTACAGGTAGGAGGATGGGCAACAGAATACGGAGGCTTACTGACGTTTGCGACTGTAAGGGGAGCTGCACACATGGTACCTTACGCGCAGCCATCAAGGGCGTTGCATTTGTTTAGTTCATTTGTTCGAGGCAAAAGACTGCCGAGTACAACTAAATTATCCGACTAACTATATTCAAGAGGGCTAGTAAAGTGATATAGAATATAACGTAGGATAATCGAATATTCAACAGTTTCAACTGCAAGAAAGTGAGCATAGATTTATGTTATTCGAGTGTGTTGGAATCTGGCTCGAAGGAGTCAGATTCTTGTGTGATTTGAGAATTTGCAAGTACTTAAAGTTTGATATTTTCATGGGAAATAAAAATGTTCAACTGTTTTTGTGTGAAGTAAGAAAATCCATCATATCAGAGCATGATCCATATGCAGgaaaaaatacatttttaatcgttttagcttattttatatattacggttaatgtataagaaaaaatatagtcaagtgaaattttattcGGATCGTCTAATTACATACTTTCatactattaattttttataatttttagatttagaTGTGTacaattaagtatttaattgaTCAATAAgacattaaattatattaaaagtcaaatgcaataaatataataaaatagggTTAGAAAACTTTGCAGAATGgaatgttttaattttattgatgtTATATAAATAGCCCGCCTAAATAGTTTTATTGATGTTAATGATTAAATAGCCCGCCTAGCTCAGTGGTAGAGCGCAATATTTGGGTTATAATACCCCACCACTCTACATGGGTGGTTAGCATTCTTAATCAAAGGGTGATTGTGGTCGTGGGTTCGATTCCCACGGTGGGCAATATTTTtcgttatttattataattgagATGAAATTCGAttctcaaataaattttttgtttttttcggtGTAACTTCTTCAACTAAGGCTTTTTATTGCCTAGTCATGAAGATTATTGGGAAAAAATAATAGTTAGTTTGAAAATAAGATTATACCACCAACTTTGATGAACAATTCGACTATTAATGTTTACTAGTATATcagttatttaattatatattttttaatcgatttattatttgactatatataattttcttctaGTATATTGATTGTTTAGCTAATTTGAGCTTTATGCTCTaagtaattttattaattgtaacAAAAACTCGTCTAGCTCAGGAGCACAACACCTTGATATATTACCAAATTACTCCACATGAGTGATTAGCAATTAAACTAAGATTCcgatattatttaaaaaaacaaaaaaaaaaaagatttcgTTAAGTCGTGGCTTCAAACTCTACAGTGGgcaaatttttctattttatttatggAAAAGTTAATAACCTTTGACACTTTAATATTATTGATATcgataactttaaaaaaatctatatggtaaaataaaatgtaacaaaTTGACGTGATTTTGTTTGACCATATACATTAGTTAACCTTCAAAAGCATATaattatactatatttttaatgaCATTTAATTTCCGTTTTAAT
This genomic window contains:
- the LOC130811041 gene encoding serine carboxypeptidase-like 42 encodes the protein MATLWWLLVVLMVGIKANGYPMEDLVINLPGQPKVGFKQFAGYIDVDVKAGRSLFYYFVEAENDPHHKPLTLWLNGGPGCSSMGGGAFTELGPFFPRGDGRGLRRNSMSWNKASNLLFVESPAGVGWSYSNTSSDYNTGDAASAKDMLTFLVNWMKKFPEFKSRDLFLTGESYAGHYIPQLAVAVLDYNAHSRASKLSLKGVAIGNPLLKLDRDVPATYEYFWSHGMISDEIGLTIMNQCNFEDYTFPSPHNESDSCNNAISQANNIVGDYINNYDVILDVCYPSIVEQELRLKKMATKMSMGVDVCMTYERRFYFNLPEVQKALHANRTNLPYPWSMCSGNLNYSDTDGSLDMLPLLKRILLHHIPIWVFSGDQDSVVPLLGSRTLVRELAHDLKFKATVPYGAWFHKGQVGGWATEYGGLLTFATVRGAAHMVPYAQPSRALHLFSSFVRGKRLPSTTKLSD